A DNA window from Hordeum vulgare subsp. vulgare chromosome 1H, MorexV3_pseudomolecules_assembly, whole genome shotgun sequence contains the following coding sequences:
- the LOC123409925 gene encoding probable trehalose-phosphate phosphatase 7 — MPVVSEVGITVTAATATACPCPGSLFPYPPPRAGMAVSRKCLRAAQAELGAGMLSGLVESMRASSPTHARAAAALAAGVDDEHAAWMARHPSALAKFEEIVAASKGKQIVMFLDYDGTLSPIVDDPDAAFMSETMRMAVRSMAKHFPTAIVSGRCRDKVFEFVKLAELYYAGSHGMDIKGPEMLRRIKR, encoded by the exons ATGCCGGTCGTGTCAGAGGTGGGCATCACGGTGACCGCGGCCACGGCCACGGCGTGCCCCTGCCCGGGGTCGCTGTTCCCGTACCCGCCGCCGCGTGCCGGGATGGCCGTGAGCCGGAAGTGCCTGCGGGCGGCGCAGGCGGAGCTTGGCGCGGGGATGCTCAGTGGCCTGGTCGAGTCCATGCGGGCGTCGTCCCCCACGCACGCCAGGGCCGCTGCCGCCCTCGCTGCCGGCGTCGACGACGAGCACGCGGCCTGGATGGCCAGGCACCCCTCCGCCCTGGCCAAGTTCGAGGAGATCGTGGCCGCCTCCAAAGGGAAGCAGATCGTCATGTTCCTCGACTACGACGGCACGCTGTCCCCCATCGTCGATGACCCCGACGCCGCCTTCATGAGCGAGACG ATGCGGATGGCCGTGCGCAGCATGGCCAAGCACTTCCCGACGGCGATCGTCAGCGGTCGGTGCCGCGACAAG GTGTTTGAGTTCGTGAAGCTGGCGGAGCTCTACTACGCCGGCAGCCACGGCATGGACATCAAGGGCCCGGAGATGCTCAGGCGGATCAAAAGGTAG